A window from Leptothermofonsia sichuanensis E412 encodes these proteins:
- a CDS encoding FHA domain-containing protein, with translation MLILKSVNFEQQQFQHHQLEQSYPGQKEWLIGRNSTCDLVLSSPEVSRIHGRIIHSDDAYYFVDNDSTSGSLLNGKMVAAQDRHRLRPGDLLQLGETFLHVEEVMALSIDSESSYLVTSPPFPQPETLWNHEDLVCRCCRIVNETLDVKTFYFIAEPPVLFHYLPGQFVNLEVNINGKPVIRSYSISSSPTRPYHLSLTIKRVASPAAQPDVPPGLVSNWLHDHFQVGDRLKLVGGPAGHFTCLPHLPPKLLLISAGSGITPMMSMTRWVQDTLLDCDVVFLHSARTVDDIVFRSELEAIAAQMPNFHLAVTLTQQSPGRSWMGLTGRISESILQLVAPDLHERVVYVCGPEGFMENVRSLLESLQLPMQNYQEESFGYKRSKPDSGKLSSSAIAPPRSARSASPDRNGRSLDSSGSARSTPINAEPLIRFVKSGQAVVVNDNASILEIAEQEGIAIRNACRMGACGACKVRVCRGQVRYDTPPPALTTTDQEAGYALACVAYPVDELEIDA, from the coding sequence ATGTTGATCCTGAAGTCGGTTAATTTTGAGCAACAGCAATTTCAGCATCACCAGTTAGAGCAGTCTTACCCAGGACAGAAGGAATGGCTGATTGGGCGCAATTCCACCTGTGATCTGGTGCTGTCCAGTCCTGAAGTCAGCCGTATTCATGGGCGAATTATTCACAGTGATGATGCCTACTATTTCGTAGATAACGACAGTACCTCTGGTTCCTTACTGAACGGCAAAATGGTTGCAGCTCAGGACCGGCACCGTCTCCGACCTGGAGATTTGCTCCAGCTTGGGGAAACATTTTTACATGTGGAAGAAGTAATGGCGTTGTCCATTGATTCAGAGAGTTCCTACCTAGTGACTTCTCCTCCTTTTCCACAACCGGAAACGCTGTGGAATCATGAAGATTTAGTGTGTCGTTGCTGTCGCATTGTCAATGAAACACTGGATGTCAAGACGTTTTATTTCATTGCAGAACCGCCTGTCCTGTTTCATTACTTACCAGGGCAGTTTGTCAATCTGGAAGTGAATATTAATGGCAAACCCGTCATTCGTTCCTATTCTATTTCTTCATCCCCAACCCGCCCTTACCATCTCAGCCTGACAATTAAACGAGTTGCCAGTCCAGCAGCACAACCAGATGTGCCACCGGGTCTGGTTTCCAACTGGCTGCACGATCACTTCCAGGTGGGCGATCGCCTGAAGTTAGTGGGGGGGCCTGCCGGACACTTTACCTGCCTGCCCCATCTACCCCCCAAACTACTCCTGATTTCGGCAGGCAGCGGCATTACCCCCATGATGTCGATGACTCGCTGGGTTCAAGATACGCTGCTTGATTGTGATGTTGTATTTCTCCACAGTGCCCGTACTGTAGACGATATTGTGTTTCGCAGTGAACTGGAGGCGATCGCCGCTCAGATGCCCAATTTCCACCTCGCTGTTACTCTGACGCAACAATCCCCAGGACGTTCCTGGATGGGCCTGACCGGACGCATTTCCGAGTCAATTTTGCAACTGGTTGCCCCCGATTTACATGAACGGGTCGTCTATGTTTGTGGACCAGAAGGATTTATGGAAAACGTGCGATCGCTTCTGGAATCGCTGCAACTTCCCATGCAGAACTATCAGGAAGAAAGCTTTGGTTACAAACGGTCAAAACCTGATTCAGGGAAGCTTTCATCCTCTGCGATCGCTCCCCCCAGATCTGCCAGGTCAGCGTCCCCTGACAGGAATGGACGTTCTTTAGATTCGTCAGGTTCTGCCAGATCTACCCCAATCAATGCCGAACCGTTGATTCGCTTTGTTAAATCTGGGCAAGCAGTCGTTGTAAACGATAATGCCTCGATTCTGGAAATCGCGGAGCAAGAAGGAATTGCAATTCGGAATGCCTGTCGAATGGGAGCCTGTGGAGCCTGTAAGGTGCGAGTTTGCCGGGGACAGGTACGGTATGACACACCACCCCCTGCCCTGACCACCACCGATCAGGAAGCTGGCTATGCCCTGGCATGTGTGGCTTATCCCGTGGATGAACTGGAGATTGATGCCTGA
- a CDS encoding protein kinase domain-containing protein, with amino-acid sequence MIGQLLTGRYLILEKLGAGGFSETYLARDKYLPRYPLCVVKCLRLSPNHSISSETAWKLFETEASVLGSLGRHHTQIPTLFAYCHEPDNVYLVQEYVEGENLGRWLAQGQRLTAKTALKLLRELLPVLDFLHTRRVIHRDIKPSNIIRRKQDGKVVLIDFGAAYILPEYPLANPSEGEDLSLAIGTPGYMPGEQQQGMTQLNSDLYALGMSVIHLLTGVHPRVFKPDPISGEMDWHRYLGEQTVEPKLIAILDRMVRVKPGDRYSLASDVLKDLRTLSSVRRAWQSASVAQWHRVARRVVIPATVVLAVGAMGGPYVKTYSIQAKTLITRLGQQLRQSDVHLSMVQEVSIQPEVNRIIISPDNRLFVTAGSDRGLHLWSLQTGTRLKSFYGHATPITALAISPDNRWLLSGSQDGTIRLWNTATGKPLRIFRGHRYPVTTLAISPDAHRLISGCKGGILRQWNLQTGIRMQTLKLPDTEISVAVYGATPDKLISASSDRQIQIWDLHTGQIHRTFAGHTDAIVGLQVASNDTLFSFGKDGGLVWDLNREELAMVFPEKSAQPVAIAFKNQTLATVHANGSLRFWTRKAERLVPQEAGILERSTSVAISPDHRYLISANGDRRLRIWKVGRAE; translated from the coding sequence ATGATTGGGCAACTGTTAACCGGGCGCTACCTGATTCTGGAAAAGCTGGGAGCCGGTGGGTTTAGTGAAACTTACCTGGCTCGCGATAAATACTTACCCCGCTATCCATTATGTGTTGTCAAATGTCTGCGACTGTCACCTAATCATTCAATTTCATCAGAGACAGCCTGGAAATTATTTGAAACGGAAGCTTCTGTCTTGGGGAGTTTGGGACGACATCACACCCAAATTCCAACGTTGTTTGCTTACTGTCATGAGCCGGATAACGTTTACCTGGTCCAGGAATATGTTGAAGGTGAAAATTTGGGCAGATGGCTGGCTCAGGGACAGCGTTTAACAGCAAAAACAGCCCTTAAACTGCTGCGGGAACTGCTGCCAGTCCTTGACTTTCTCCACACTCGCCGTGTGATTCACCGGGATATTAAACCGAGCAATATAATTCGACGAAAACAGGATGGCAAGGTTGTTTTGATCGATTTTGGAGCGGCTTATATCCTGCCTGAGTATCCATTGGCTAATCCTTCTGAAGGGGAAGATCTGTCCTTAGCCATTGGTACCCCTGGTTATATGCCGGGTGAGCAACAACAGGGAATGACTCAGTTGAACAGTGATCTTTATGCTTTAGGAATGTCGGTGATTCATCTGTTGACTGGAGTTCATCCACGAGTGTTTAAGCCAGATCCAATCTCTGGTGAAATGGACTGGCATCGCTATCTGGGTGAGCAGACGGTTGAACCCAAATTGATTGCGATTCTGGATCGCATGGTGCGGGTGAAGCCGGGCGATCGCTACTCGCTTGCCTCCGATGTCTTGAAAGATCTGCGGACGCTGTCCAGCGTGAGACGGGCATGGCAATCGGCATCGGTTGCTCAATGGCACCGGGTGGCGCGGCGGGTCGTGATTCCGGCAACGGTTGTGCTGGCAGTGGGAGCCATGGGAGGTCCCTATGTGAAGACTTACAGTATCCAGGCTAAAACGCTAATAACCCGTTTAGGGCAGCAGTTACGTCAGTCTGATGTGCATTTGTCTATGGTGCAGGAAGTCAGTATTCAGCCTGAAGTGAATCGAATCATCATTTCACCGGATAACCGTTTGTTTGTAACCGCCGGGAGCGATCGCGGTTTACACCTCTGGTCATTGCAAACCGGCACCAGGCTGAAATCGTTCTATGGACATGCCACGCCTATCACCGCTTTAGCCATCAGTCCCGATAACAGGTGGTTGTTGAGTGGCAGTCAAGACGGGACAATTCGCTTGTGGAATACCGCTACGGGTAAGCCTTTACGCATCTTTCGAGGACATCGATATCCGGTTACGACACTGGCGATCAGTCCCGATGCCCACAGGTTAATCAGCGGTTGCAAGGGTGGAATACTACGCCAGTGGAACCTGCAAACGGGTATCCGGATGCAAACCCTGAAATTGCCGGATACGGAAATTTCAGTAGCCGTCTATGGGGCCACTCCAGACAAACTGATCAGTGCCAGCAGCGATCGTCAGATTCAAATCTGGGATCTGCACACCGGACAAATCCATCGTACCTTTGCTGGGCACACTGATGCGATCGTAGGTTTACAGGTTGCCAGTAATGATACGCTGTTTAGCTTTGGTAAAGATGGGGGATTGGTGTGGGATCTCAACCGGGAAGAGTTGGCAATGGTGTTCCCTGAAAAATCTGCCCAGCCAGTGGCGATCGCCTTCAAGAACCAGACACTTGCCACCGTTCACGCTAATGGCAGTCTGCGATTCTGGACTCGTAAAGCAGAACGACTGGTTCCCCAGGAGGCTGGCATACTGGAGCGAAGCACCAGCGTCGCCATCAGTCCAGATCACCGTTACCTGATCAGTGCAAATGGCGATCGCCGCTTACGCATCTGGAAAGTTGGTCGTGCTGAATAG
- a CDS encoding PAS domain-containing protein produces MVPTFWDIPGIHSHQALEVLERSLSPICIYSDRGQTIYASQSFLELLNASTEEVGFFEYFPSGSTPLVMLDKLWKRALKGEMVEFCSKTRDDWTGIECSLQFNRDAGLMVLKAKAANSNASRQTLITEYEQAIVRLYGSTLATALINPEGVVIQCNQRLSNLLGVSGHENFHLETYIHPDDRLVDTDLRQQLLDGTIDTYTIEKRLVAKNQEVIWVNVNISLIDLPTCVDGYCKYFVALFEDITESRKIYNALIRTEEKWKAFILKSPYLFVQTSPNGQIVYASPAIEQLLGYQEEELLGRHVAELIHPNNFNEFELAFQLWINQVQPKNPGIECWWRAKSGKWISLYSQGQSFPSILEINGVVITGYNITDRKYLEAELKASQEKLQSLILNIPGAVFRCDTTYTMKYLSNGINAITGYPASSFLDNQMLSYLSIIHPDDISIITNSLIQSVLDRYRRPIEYRIIDVNGCIHWISEHKQGVFDSQGNLLWLDGVLLDISDRKRAEAKCKQTEVELHRCQAINRAMVQMIPDLIHSSCLKCISPMVSSVNETFPGY; encoded by the coding sequence ATGGTTCCTACTTTCTGGGATATTCCTGGGATTCATTCCCATCAGGCATTAGAAGTTCTGGAGCGATCGCTCAGCCCCATTTGCATATACAGCGATCGCGGGCAGACCATTTATGCCAGTCAAAGCTTTTTAGAGCTATTAAACGCAAGTACTGAGGAAGTGGGGTTCTTTGAATACTTCCCATCAGGATCAACCCCATTGGTGATGCTGGATAAATTGTGGAAACGTGCCCTGAAAGGGGAAATGGTTGAATTCTGTTCTAAAACGAGAGACGACTGGACAGGTATCGAATGTTCCCTGCAATTTAATCGGGATGCAGGACTGATGGTTTTGAAAGCAAAAGCCGCAAACTCAAATGCAAGCCGACAAACGCTAATTACAGAATATGAGCAGGCGATCGTCCGCTTGTATGGCTCCACATTGGCCACTGCTTTAATCAATCCAGAGGGAGTGGTTATCCAGTGCAATCAGCGCTTATCCAATCTTTTGGGTGTGAGCGGTCATGAGAACTTTCATCTGGAAACGTATATTCATCCAGACGATCGGCTGGTGGATACTGATTTGAGACAGCAATTATTGGATGGAACCATTGACACTTACACTATTGAAAAACGTCTGGTGGCTAAGAATCAGGAAGTTATCTGGGTGAATGTCAACATCTCACTGATCGATTTGCCAACCTGTGTTGATGGTTATTGCAAATATTTTGTGGCTCTGTTTGAAGACATTACCGAGAGCCGCAAAATCTACAACGCGCTGATTAGAACTGAAGAGAAGTGGAAAGCATTCATCTTGAAGAGTCCCTACCTGTTTGTGCAAACCAGCCCCAACGGACAGATTGTGTATGCCAGTCCTGCCATTGAGCAGTTGCTGGGCTACCAGGAGGAGGAACTGCTGGGGCGACATGTTGCGGAATTGATTCATCCCAATAACTTCAATGAGTTTGAGCTGGCTTTCCAGTTGTGGATTAACCAGGTTCAACCGAAAAATCCAGGAATTGAATGCTGGTGGAGAGCAAAATCTGGCAAATGGATATCCTTATATAGCCAGGGACAGTCATTTCCCTCTATACTGGAAATAAATGGAGTGGTGATTACGGGATACAATATCACTGATCGCAAATATCTGGAAGCCGAACTAAAAGCCAGTCAGGAAAAGCTTCAATCACTCATATTGAATATTCCAGGAGCGGTGTTTCGGTGTGATACAACCTATACGATGAAATACCTCAGTAATGGCATCAATGCGATAACGGGTTACCCCGCTTCCAGTTTTCTGGATAATCAGATGCTATCCTATCTCAGTATCATTCATCCAGATGATATATCGATCATCACTAACTCGTTGATTCAATCCGTATTAGATCGCTATCGCCGTCCGATTGAATACCGGATTATTGATGTTAATGGTTGTATCCACTGGATTTCAGAACATAAGCAAGGTGTATTTGACTCCCAAGGTAACTTGCTGTGGTTAGATGGTGTTTTACTTGACATTAGCGATCGCAAACGTGCAGAAGCCAAATGCAAGCAAACAGAAGTGGAACTGCATCGCTGTCAGGCTATCAACCGTGCAATGGTTCAAATGATTCCTGACTTAATTCATTCCAGTTGTTTGAAGTGCATTTCACCAATGGTTTCCAGTGTTAATGAAACGTTCCCTGGTTACTAA
- the hpf gene encoding ribosome hibernation-promoting factor, HPF/YfiA family, with protein sequence MKLVIQGKNIEITDALHDYVTQKIEKAVNHYQNLTTEVDVHLSVARNPRINSKQTAEVTIYVNGAVVRAEESSENLYASIDLVADKIARKLRKYKEKRRDKSHTSVKTAEVLSDQPMVTNLLQEREPSLPSEVVRTKYFAMPPMTVQEAQEQLEMIDHDFYMFLNAETGEINVIYERNHGGYGVIMPRKSNGQKKEANGHEAMNGYTASEKQHSQT encoded by the coding sequence ATGAAGCTTGTTATCCAGGGAAAAAATATCGAGATCACGGATGCACTCCATGACTATGTGACTCAGAAAATTGAGAAGGCGGTGAATCACTACCAAAACCTGACAACTGAAGTGGATGTTCACCTGTCTGTAGCCCGCAACCCCCGGATAAATTCTAAGCAAACAGCCGAGGTAACCATCTATGTGAATGGCGCAGTGGTTCGCGCTGAAGAAAGTAGTGAAAATCTGTATGCGAGCATTGATCTGGTCGCGGATAAGATTGCTCGTAAACTGCGTAAGTATAAGGAAAAGCGTCGAGATAAGAGCCATACTTCCGTCAAGACGGCTGAAGTCCTGAGTGATCAGCCAATGGTTACGAATCTGTTACAGGAACGTGAACCATCCCTGCCATCCGAAGTGGTTCGCACAAAATACTTTGCCATGCCCCCCATGACTGTCCAGGAAGCCCAGGAGCAACTGGAAATGATTGACCACGATTTCTACATGTTCCTGAATGCTGAAACGGGCGAAATTAATGTTATCTATGAACGAAATCATGGGGGATATGGTGTCATCATGCCCCGCAAGAGCAATGGGCAGAAAAAGGAAGCTAATGGGCATGAGGCTATGAACGGCTACACTGCTTCAGAAAAACAACATAGCCAGACCTAG
- the lipB gene encoding lipoyl(octanoyl) transferase LipB — protein MSPAFPLHGSPVRHCQLYVREIVPYRIAHSWQRSLVAERRQNPNLEDVLILLEHPPIYTLGQGARSDFLKFDPAQSELEVIRIERGGEVTYHCPGQLVGYPILNLNYHQKDLHWYLRQLEEVLIQVLAAYGLKGERLAGLTGVWVDGRKVGAIGIKVSRWITMHGFSLNVCPDMEGFESIIPCGIADKPIGSLEQFIPGIELARVRQQVILAFAEVFGLQIVAEKVD, from the coding sequence ATGTCCCCTGCCTTCCCCCTGCACGGCTCCCCTGTTCGCCATTGTCAACTGTATGTCCGGGAAATTGTGCCCTACAGGATCGCCCATTCCTGGCAGCGATCGCTCGTGGCAGAACGACGGCAGAACCCAAATCTAGAGGATGTGCTGATTCTGCTAGAACATCCGCCGATTTACACCCTGGGGCAGGGGGCAAGGTCTGATTTTCTCAAGTTTGACCCTGCCCAGTCTGAATTGGAGGTGATTCGGATTGAGCGGGGGGGGGAAGTGACTTACCATTGCCCGGGGCAATTGGTAGGCTACCCGATTTTGAATTTGAACTACCACCAGAAAGACCTGCACTGGTATTTGCGCCAACTGGAGGAAGTGCTCATCCAGGTTCTGGCGGCTTATGGGTTAAAGGGAGAACGCCTTGCAGGACTGACGGGCGTATGGGTAGATGGCAGAAAGGTAGGGGCGATCGGGATTAAGGTGAGCCGCTGGATTACTATGCATGGCTTCTCTCTCAACGTTTGCCCTGATATGGAAGGCTTTGAGAGCATTATTCCCTGTGGCATTGCAGATAAGCCCATAGGCAGTCTGGAACAGTTTATTCCGGGCATTGAATTGGCGCGGGTCAGGCAACAGGTAATCCTGGCATTTGCTGAGGTGTTTGGCTTACAGATAGTTGCAGAAAAAGTTGACTGA
- a CDS encoding AI-2E family transporter — protein sequence MNEPKTGTIWEQLSTTKLVRYLLLFALGWAIVQVMAYFETVLVIFIFAAILAFLLNYPVGWLARVIPRSLAVIVVFLLSLLIVGGLVATLGLAIISQAQQLLKQAPESLNAAIALIDHLQNLLTQWNFNVDFSELEQQLRSQVLTGIGVGFTTLQNLLTNLIDLILIAVVAFFMLLDGERLWNFVLRPVPKDFRHDFTIIIQQNFLGFFWGRLLLSIFFGISAFLVFVLLGIPYALALAAIAGVFDLIPGIGATLGISLISIIVLPQGVLTSLKILVSCIVLQQVEENLLMPRIMQGSINMNPVVMFFALLVGARIAGLVGVFLSIPIAGVLISLFDVDEMRGEGN from the coding sequence ATGAATGAACCAAAGACTGGCACTATTTGGGAACAACTCAGTACCACAAAGCTGGTTCGCTATCTGCTGCTATTTGCCCTGGGCTGGGCGATTGTGCAGGTAATGGCTTATTTTGAAACCGTGCTGGTTATTTTTATCTTTGCAGCAATTTTAGCGTTCTTGTTGAACTATCCAGTGGGGTGGCTTGCCCGGGTTATTCCCCGATCGCTGGCTGTGATTGTAGTTTTTCTGCTGTCATTGCTGATCGTTGGAGGATTGGTTGCGACCCTGGGACTGGCAATTATTTCTCAGGCACAGCAACTACTCAAACAGGCTCCAGAGTCCTTAAACGCAGCGATCGCGCTGATTGACCATTTGCAAAATCTGCTGACTCAATGGAACTTCAATGTTGATTTTAGTGAACTTGAGCAGCAACTTCGCAGCCAGGTTCTGACGGGTATTGGTGTAGGGTTTACAACCCTTCAGAATTTACTGACCAATTTAATTGATCTAATTTTGATCGCAGTTGTGGCGTTCTTCATGTTACTGGATGGCGAACGGCTATGGAACTTTGTACTGAGACCCGTGCCTAAGGATTTCCGTCACGACTTTACAATCATCATTCAACAGAACTTTTTAGGGTTTTTCTGGGGACGATTACTGCTATCCATCTTTTTTGGGATTTCCGCATTTCTGGTATTTGTTCTGCTGGGAATTCCCTATGCGCTGGCATTAGCGGCGATCGCAGGCGTGTTTGATCTGATTCCTGGTATTGGAGCAACCTTAGGCATCAGCCTGATCTCCATTATTGTTCTGCCTCAGGGCGTATTAACCAGCCTGAAAATACTGGTGAGCTGTATTGTGCTGCAACAGGTGGAAGAAAACTTGCTGATGCCCCGCATTATGCAGGGTTCAATCAACATGAACCCGGTTGTGATGTTTTTTGCGCTTCTGGTAGGTGCCCGGATTGCCGGACTGGTGGGGGTTTTTCTGTCCATTCCGATCGCAGGTGTGCTGATCAGTTTATTTGATGTAGATGAGATGCGAGGTGAGGGGAATTAG
- a CDS encoding serine/threonine protein kinase, whose amino-acid sequence MATLVGRHLQNGKYTVDRELGRGGFGVTYRVALHALAQTVVIKTLDESFRLNPNFARSQRQFQDEAKRLALCIHPNIVRVLDFFTEDGLPFIVMEYVPGPTLDTVVLPASPLPEATAIHYIRQIGAALKVVHLNGLLHRDVKPQNIILRQRTDQVVLIDFGIAREFSPGETQTHTGLVSPGYAPIEQYLPQERRTPATDVYGLAATLYTLVTAEVPVASVLRDRQPLIAPRDLCPGLSAATNQAVLWGMAVEPGDRPPSVDEWLKRLPDFQSETEPSPNGSTTRSVTIPVSPGYASKPRTDVPVSSRTRPLSWLTLLPLALMSFVVALAVGVFLFRPQLIPSSSPPTADQTPTPAIPPSEPSVPTPSPKVTASPRPVEAQKSPAPDAQSPTPTPSPISPEPESSPKTDRLAPPPEAPQPELPDSKVLEQPQEAEKTPTEQPSPIQKESGEGGNTPP is encoded by the coding sequence ATGGCAACACTGGTTGGAAGGCACTTACAGAACGGAAAATACACCGTTGATCGAGAGCTGGGACGGGGTGGCTTTGGGGTCACTTACCGGGTCGCCTTGCATGCCCTGGCGCAGACAGTCGTGATCAAAACACTGGATGAATCATTTCGCCTGAATCCCAACTTTGCCCGATCGCAACGGCAGTTCCAGGATGAGGCGAAACGACTAGCTCTGTGTATTCATCCCAACATTGTGCGGGTGCTGGATTTTTTCACCGAAGATGGACTACCATTTATCGTGATGGAGTATGTCCCTGGTCCGACGCTGGATACGGTTGTCCTACCGGCTTCTCCGTTGCCGGAAGCCACTGCAATTCACTACATCCGGCAGATTGGGGCAGCTCTGAAAGTGGTACATCTTAATGGGTTGCTCCATCGCGATGTCAAGCCCCAAAACATCATTCTGCGACAGAGAACGGACCAGGTTGTATTAATTGACTTTGGGATTGCGCGTGAATTTTCGCCTGGTGAAACCCAGACCCATACAGGCCTGGTTTCACCCGGTTATGCGCCGATCGAGCAGTACCTGCCTCAGGAGCGGAGAACCCCTGCAACCGATGTTTATGGACTGGCTGCCACCCTTTACACCCTGGTCACAGCAGAGGTCCCGGTGGCGTCTGTTCTGCGCGATCGCCAGCCCCTGATCGCCCCTCGTGATTTATGCCCTGGTTTGAGTGCAGCCACCAACCAGGCAGTTCTCTGGGGCATGGCAGTGGAGCCAGGCGATCGCCCTCCCAGCGTGGATGAATGGCTGAAACGACTGCCAGATTTCCAATCAGAGACTGAACCCAGCCCAAACGGATCAACCACCCGCAGCGTTACCATTCCAGTCAGTCCCGGCTATGCCAGCAAGCCCAGAACAGACGTGCCAGTGTCCTCCAGGACTCGTCCCCTGAGCTGGTTGACGCTGTTGCCCCTGGCCCTAATGAGCTTTGTGGTTGCGCTGGCAGTTGGGGTCTTCTTATTCAGACCCCAACTAATTCCATCCTCCTCTCCACCAACAGCAGATCAGACTCCGACACCTGCCATCCCTCCCTCAGAACCATCCGTTCCAACGCCTTCTCCGAAGGTGACGGCGTCTCCCCGGCCTGTGGAAGCCCAGAAGTCCCCAGCTCCAGATGCCCAGTCCCCGACTCCAACCCCTTCTCCAATTTCCCCTGAACCAGAATCTTCACCAAAAACGGATAGATTGGCTCCACCCCCGGAAGCTCCCCAACCAGAATTGCCAGACTCCAAAGTCCTAGAACAACCTCAAGAAGCTGAAAAGACCCCCACAGAACAACCATCACCCATCCAGAAAGAGTCTGGGGAAGGGGGGAACACACCGCCATAG
- a CDS encoding helix-turn-helix transcriptional regulator produces MPEIPYSFIRIRICVLPSHAAIAQSLPEGHDSRDENSDILVRKWLPSPRVLMLTQSSYFQQSTHTNSILLQGVLESFLDGVLILTVQGEQVYINEAAHRICQRLNQGKTGLPKEIWRVCQALIESLSLYSNRSVMIESEIALNKSELFRLRVRWLPLQEAHIPHLVVMMEDCSKSLQSRAIAEVQQYELTPRQAEVWLLHRMGNSYQEIARELYISLNTVKKHIKDIHVKRQKAAEREL; encoded by the coding sequence ATGCCTGAGATTCCGTATTCATTTATTCGAATCAGGATTTGCGTCTTACCGTCTCACGCTGCGATCGCCCAATCCTTACCTGAAGGGCATGACAGCCGTGATGAAAACTCTGACATCCTCGTTCGCAAATGGTTACCTAGCCCCCGTGTACTTATGCTTACTCAATCCAGCTATTTCCAACAATCTACCCACACCAACTCGATTCTGTTGCAAGGTGTACTTGAAAGTTTCCTGGATGGTGTTCTGATTCTCACTGTCCAGGGTGAACAGGTTTACATCAATGAGGCAGCTCACCGCATTTGTCAACGATTAAACCAGGGCAAGACGGGTCTTCCAAAAGAAATCTGGCGAGTCTGTCAGGCGTTGATTGAGAGCCTCAGCCTGTACTCTAACCGCTCAGTCATGATTGAGTCAGAAATTGCGTTGAACAAGTCTGAACTCTTTCGCTTGCGAGTCCGCTGGCTCCCCCTGCAAGAGGCCCACATCCCCCATCTGGTTGTCATGATGGAGGATTGCAGCAAGTCACTCCAGAGTCGGGCGATCGCAGAAGTGCAGCAATATGAACTGACTCCCCGCCAGGCAGAGGTGTGGCTTCTGCACCGCATGGGCAACAGCTATCAAGAAATTGCCAGAGAACTCTACATCAGTTTGAACACCGTGAAAAAACACATTAAGGACATCCACGTTAAAAGACAGAAAGCTGCAGAAAGAGAGCTGTGA
- a CDS encoding HEAT repeat domain-containing protein, protein MDNEPNTVQTAESLTVQQAIANLQGEDLGLRVYAAWWLGRFRVREPEVITLLIQALADEADCTEDGGYPLRRNAARALGKLGDRQAVPALIQCLACADFYVREAAAQSLEKLGDPVCIPDLIQLLKLGLEGDRLIAKQPDYSQPYDAIMEALGTLEATDAVPLIQPFLDHPIERVQYAAARSLYQLTQDFAYGERLVQALSCSDLQLRRAALADLGAIGYLPAAEAIFDTHAENSLKLIALKGILEHQIHHSPFDRLSEGAVRVMALMDGLL, encoded by the coding sequence ATGGATAATGAACCGAATACCGTTCAAACTGCTGAGTCTCTGACCGTACAGCAGGCGATCGCAAATCTCCAGGGAGAGGATCTGGGGCTGCGTGTCTATGCGGCTTGGTGGTTGGGCAGGTTTCGAGTACGGGAGCCTGAGGTAATTACCCTGCTGATTCAGGCATTAGCGGATGAAGCCGACTGCACAGAAGATGGAGGGTATCCGCTACGGCGAAATGCAGCCCGGGCATTGGGTAAGTTGGGTGATCGACAGGCAGTGCCAGCCCTGATTCAGTGTTTAGCCTGCGCTGATTTTTATGTGCGGGAGGCTGCGGCACAATCCCTGGAAAAGCTGGGGGATCCGGTTTGCATTCCTGATTTAATCCAGTTGTTGAAGTTGGGTTTAGAGGGCGATCGCCTGATTGCGAAACAGCCTGACTATTCCCAACCCTATGATGCCATTATGGAGGCGCTTGGCACGCTGGAGGCGACGGATGCGGTTCCCTTGATTCAACCATTTCTGGATCATCCAATTGAGCGGGTACAATACGCTGCGGCTCGGTCCCTGTATCAGTTAACCCAGGACTTTGCCTATGGGGAACGGTTGGTGCAGGCATTGTCCTGCTCAGACTTGCAACTGAGGCGGGCTGCCCTGGCGGATTTAGGTGCCATAGGTTACCTGCCAGCCGCAGAAGCGATTTTTGATACCCATGCTGAAAATAGTCTGAAACTGATAGCCCTGAAGGGAATTTTGGAACATCAAATCCACCACTCTCCCTTTGATCGGCTGTCTGAAGGTGCTGTGCGGGTGATGGCGTTGATGGATGGGTTGTTGTAA